From Salarias fasciatus chromosome 12, fSalaFa1.1, whole genome shotgun sequence, the proteins below share one genomic window:
- the foxb2 gene encoding forkhead box protein B2, giving the protein MPRPGKNSYSDQKPPYSYISLTAMAIQNSAEKMLPLSDIYKFIMDRFPYYRENTQRWQNSLRHNLSFNDCFIKIPRRPDQPGKGSFWALHPDCGDMFENGSFLRRRKRFKVLRAEHMTCKSSPMMHYFHHHHHHHPGGKLGAASGHHDHPAAPAGVGRLPHFQGYGGIACAQPGGFKHPFAIENIIGRDYKGVVASGLPITSVMHHLGYPVPPQLSSVVNSMWPHVGMLSESMGGVPVPTSSEYAPFSVSAKGLYHNATGPTLPAVPVPIKPTPSLGPVPGLTGLQPAQAQLCTPASAMEKNELLEGKGNPLHPALLLS; this is encoded by the coding sequence ATGCCACGTCCTGGGAAGAACTCTTACAGCGACCAGAAGCCGCCATACTCCTACATATCACTGACAGCGATGGCGATCCAGAACTCAGCCGAGAAGATGTTGCCTCTGAGTGACATTTACAAGTTCATCATGGATCGTTTTCCATATTATCGAGAGAACACCCAGAGGTGGCAGAACTCCCTCCGGCACAACCTCTCATTTAATGACTGCTTCATCAAGATCCCTCGGCGGCCTGATCAGCCCGGCAAAGGCAGCTTCTGGGCTCTGCACCCGGACTGTGGTGACATGTTTGAGAATGGCAGTTTCCTGAGGAGACGGAAGCGCTTCAAAGTTCTCCGCGCCGAGCATATGACCTGCAAGAGCTCGCCGATGATGCATTACtttcaccatcatcaccatcaccaccctGGCGGCAAGCTGGGCGCAGCATCCGGCCACCACGACCACCCGGCCGCTCCTGCGGGCGTGGGGCGGCTCCCCCACTTTCAGGGCTACGGGGGCATCGCGTGCGCACAGCCCGGTGGCTTTAAGCATCCGTTCGCCATCGAGAACATTATTGGACGGGACTACAAGGGCGTCGTGGCCAGCGGGCTTCCCATCACCTCCGTGATGCACCACCTGGGTTACCCGGTGCCCCCGCAGCTGAGCAGCGTGGTCAACTCCATGTGGCCGCACGTCGGCATGCTGTCTGAGTCCATGGGAGGCGTGCCCGTGCCAACCTCGTCCGAGTACGCGCCCTTCAGCGTGTCGGCTAAAGGCCTGTACCACAACGCCACCGGGCCAACCCTGCCCGCCGTTCCCGTGCCGATAAAGCCCACCCCGTCCCTGGGGCCCGTGCCGGGCTTGACGGGGCTGCAGCCCGCCCAGGCGCAGCTCTGCACGCCGGCCTCAGCCATGGAGAAAAACGAGCTGCTGGAGGGGAAAGGCAACCCTCTCCACCCGGCCCTCCTGCTGTCCTAA